The nucleotide window GGTTGACGGGCTGGGCCTGCACGCCACGGTGGCGGCGGAACCGGTGGGGGAGTTCGTCTGCGCCCGGCTGAGCGCACCGAGCGGCTTCGCGCCCTTCGCGGCGGCCGGCCTCACCCTCGGAGCACGCTCCTGCGCGTTGGCCGGGCTGCCGTGATCGTCGGGCCCGTCACGACCGCCCGGCATCCGGTGACCGCCCGGGTGGCTGGGCGCACGGCTGGCCGCGCGGCCGACCGTGGGTCGGGGTCGGTGCTGGCGGTGGCCCTGCTCGGGGCGATCGTCGCCCTCACCGTGCTGCTCCTGCCGGTGCTCGGCCTGCTGGTCGTGGCCGGGCAACTGCGCACGGCGGCGGATGCGACGGCGCTCGCCGCGGCCGACACCGCTTCCGGCTTGCTGCCCGGGGTGCCCTGCGAGTCGGCGCAGCGTACCGCCACGCTCAACGCC belongs to Cryobacterium sp. SO2 and includes:
- a CDS encoding Rv3654c family TadE-like protein — its product is MIVGPVTTARHPVTARVAGRTAGRAADRGSGSVLAVALLGAIVALTVLLLPVLGLLVVAGQLRTAADATALAAADTASGLLPGVPCESAQRTATLNAVELSGCEVDGLIATVTTTRVAAGFLLSARARAGPPPAEPAEPAEPAVVDSG